A portion of the Fusobacterium nucleatum genome contains these proteins:
- a CDS encoding branched-chain amino acid ABC transporter permease codes for MEFLLQIINGLQIGSIYALVSLGYTMVYGIAQLINFAHGDIIMIGAYTSLFSIPLFTSMGLPIWTTVIPAIIICAVIGCLAERIAYRPLRNSPRISNLITAIGVSLFIENVFMKVFTPNTRSFPKIFNQAPITFGNGINISFGAAITILTTVILSVGLQLFMKKTKYGKAMIATSQDYAASELVGINVDRTVQLTFAIGSGLAAVGSVLYVSAYPQIQPLMGSMLGIKAFIAAVLGGIGILPGAVLGGFILGIVESLTRAYLSSQLADAFVFSILIIVLLFKPTGILGKNVKEKV; via the coding sequence ATGGAGTTTTTACTTCAAATAATTAATGGTTTACAAATAGGAAGTATCTATGCTCTAGTGTCTTTAGGATATACAATGGTATATGGTATAGCACAACTTATTAACTTTGCACATGGTGATATTATAATGATAGGGGCATATACTTCACTTTTTTCAATTCCATTATTCACATCAATGGGTTTACCAATCTGGACAACAGTTATTCCAGCAATAATTATTTGTGCAGTTATAGGTTGCTTAGCTGAAAGAATAGCATATAGACCACTTAGAAATTCACCAAGGATATCAAATTTAATAACTGCTATTGGAGTTAGTTTATTTATAGAAAATGTCTTTATGAAGGTATTTACACCAAATACAAGATCATTTCCTAAAATTTTTAATCAAGCACCAATAACTTTTGGAAATGGAATAAATATTAGTTTCGGAGCTGCTATAACTATACTTACAACAGTTATTTTATCTGTGGGATTACAATTATTTATGAAAAAAACTAAATATGGAAAAGCTATGATAGCAACAAGTCAAGATTATGCAGCTTCTGAATTAGTTGGAATAAATGTAGATAGAACAGTACAATTAACATTTGCAATAGGTAGTGGACTTGCAGCAGTAGGTTCTGTATTATATGTTTCAGCTTATCCACAAATACAACCTTTAATGGGTTCAATGCTTGGAATAAAGGCCTTTATTGCAGCAGTTTTAGGTGGGATTGGAATACTGCCAGGTGCTGTTTTAGGTGGATTTATATTAGGAATTGTTGAAAGTTTAACAAGAGCATATTTATCTTCACAACTTGCAGATGCTTTTGTATTTTCAATATTAATTATAGTTTTATTATTTAAACCTACTGGAATACTTGGAAAGAATGTAAAGGAGAAAGTATAA
- a CDS encoding ABC transporter ATP-binding protein, whose amino-acid sequence MAMLEVKDLQVFYDNIQALKGISLEINEGEVVSIIGANGAGKTTTLQTISGLITPKSGSIIFEGKNLLKEKAHNICKLGIAQVPEGRRIFSKLAVKDNLKLGQFTVKDSAEKKEEDRANFYKVFPRMSERKNQLAGTLSGGEQQMLAMGRALMSRPKLLILDEPSMGLSPLFVKEIFEVIKQLKEKGTTILLVEQNAKMALSISDRAYVIETGEIVLEGKAEDLLYNDRVKKAYLGG is encoded by the coding sequence ATGGCAATGTTAGAAGTAAAAGACCTACAAGTTTTTTATGATAATATACAAGCTCTTAAAGGAATTTCATTAGAAATTAATGAAGGAGAAGTTGTATCTATCATAGGGGCTAATGGTGCAGGAAAGACAACAACATTACAAACAATATCTGGACTTATAACTCCTAAAAGTGGTTCTATAATATTTGAAGGAAAAAATCTTTTAAAAGAAAAGGCACATAATATCTGTAAATTAGGTATAGCACAAGTTCCAGAAGGAAGAAGAATTTTCTCAAAACTTGCTGTTAAAGATAATTTAAAATTAGGACAATTTACAGTAAAAGATAGTGCTGAAAAAAAAGAAGAAGATAGAGCAAACTTCTATAAAGTTTTTCCTAGAATGTCTGAAAGAAAAAATCAATTAGCAGGGACATTATCTGGTGGAGAACAACAAATGCTTGCTATGGGAAGAGCTTTAATGAGTAGACCTAAACTTTTAATTTTAGATGAACCTTCAATGGGACTTTCACCACTATTTGTTAAAGAAATTTTTGAAGTTATAAAACAATTAAAAGAAAAAGGGACTACTATTTTATTGGTAGAACAAAATGCTAAGATGGCACTTTCTATTTCTGATAGAGCCTATGTCATTGAAACAGGAGAAATAGTTCTTGAAGGAAAGGCAGAAGATTTATTATATAATGATAGAGTAAAGAAAGCATACCTTGGAGGATAA
- a CDS encoding acyl-CoA dehydrogenase family protein — protein MLFKTTEEHEALRMQVREFVETEVKPIAAILDKENKFPHEAIKKFGQMGFMGLPYPKEYGGAGKDILSYAIAVEELSRVDGGTGVILSAHVSLGSYPIFAFGTEEQKKKYLTPLAKGEKLGAFGLTEPNAGSDAGGTETTAVKEGDYYILNGEKIFITNADVAETYVVFAVTTPDIGTKGISAFIVEKGWEGFTFGDHYDKLGIRSSSTCQLLFNNVKVPKENLLGKEGDGFKIAMSTLDGGRIGIAAQALGIAQGAFEHALEYAKEREQFGKPIAFQQAISFKLADMATKLRTARFLIYSAAELKEHHEPYGMESAMAKQYASDIALEVVNDAVQIFGGSGYLKGMEVERAYRDAKITTIYEGTNEIQRVVIAAHLIGKAPKSDAIAVAKKKKGPVTGPRKNIIFKDGSTKEKVAALVAALKADGYDFTVGIPLDTPIGKSERVVSAGKGIGDKKNMKLIENLAKQAGASVGCSRPVAETLQYLPLDRYVGMSGQKFVGNLYIACGISGALQHLKGIKDATTIVAINTNANAPIFKNADYGIVGDVAEILPLLTKELDNGEAKKDAPPMKKMKRVIPKVVYSPHVYVCSGCGHEYNPEIGDEDSDIKPGTRFKDLPEDWTCPDCGDPKSGYIDAK, from the coding sequence ATGCTTTTTAAAACTACTGAAGAACATGAAGCTCTTCGTATGCAAGTGAGAGAATTTGTTGAAACTGAGGTTAAACCAATCGCAGCTATATTAGATAAAGAAAATAAGTTCCCACACGAAGCAATTAAAAAATTTGGACAAATGGGATTTATGGGGTTACCTTATCCAAAAGAATATGGTGGAGCAGGGAAAGATATTTTAAGTTATGCAATAGCTGTTGAAGAATTATCTAGAGTTGATGGAGGGACTGGGGTTATTCTATCTGCACATGTTTCATTGGGGTCATATCCTATTTTTGCTTTTGGTACAGAAGAACAAAAGAAAAAATATCTTACACCATTAGCTAAGGGAGAAAAATTAGGAGCATTTGGATTAACAGAACCTAATGCTGGGTCAGATGCTGGGGGAACAGAAACAACTGCTGTTAAAGAAGGAGATTATTACATATTAAATGGTGAAAAAATCTTCATAACAAATGCTGATGTTGCTGAAACTTATGTAGTTTTTGCTGTAACTACTCCTGATATAGGAACAAAAGGTATAAGTGCCTTTATAGTTGAAAAAGGTTGGGAAGGATTTACATTTGGAGATCACTATGATAAATTAGGTATCCGTTCATCTTCAACTTGTCAATTATTATTCAATAATGTAAAAGTTCCTAAAGAAAATCTTTTAGGAAAAGAAGGAGATGGATTTAAAATAGCTATGTCTACCCTTGACGGAGGACGTATAGGTATAGCTGCACAAGCATTAGGGATTGCACAAGGTGCTTTTGAACATGCATTAGAATATGCAAAAGAAAGAGAACAATTTGGAAAACCAATAGCTTTCCAACAAGCAATTTCATTTAAACTTGCAGATATGGCAACAAAATTAAGAACAGCTAGATTTTTAATATATAGTGCTGCTGAATTAAAAGAACACCATGAACCTTATGGAATGGAATCTGCAATGGCAAAACAATATGCTTCAGATATAGCTCTTGAAGTAGTAAATGATGCTGTACAAATATTTGGAGGTTCTGGATATTTAAAAGGAATGGAAGTAGAAAGAGCATATAGAGATGCAAAAATCACAACTATTTATGAAGGAACAAATGAAATTCAAAGAGTTGTTATAGCTGCACACTTAATAGGAAAGGCTCCTAAATCAGATGCAATAGCAGTTGCTAAAAAGAAAAAAGGACCAGTTACAGGACCTAGAAAGAATATAATATTTAAAGATGGATCTACAAAAGAAAAAGTAGCTGCATTAGTAGCTGCATTAAAGGCAGATGGATATGATTTTACAGTTGGTATTCCTCTTGATACTCCAATCGGAAAATCTGAAAGAGTTGTAAGTGCTGGAAAAGGAATTGGAGATAAAAAGAACATGAAGTTAATTGAAAACTTAGCTAAACAAGCAGGAGCTTCTGTTGGATGTTCTAGACCAGTGGCAGAAACATTACAATATTTACCTCTTGACCGTTATGTAGGGATGTCAGGGCAAAAATTTGTCGGAAATCTTTATATAGCTTGTGGAATTTCAGGAGCTTTACAACACTTAAAAGGAATTAAAGATGCAACAACAATAGTTGCTATAAATACAAATGCAAATGCACCAATATTTAAAAATGCTGACTATGGAATAGTTGGAGATGTGGCAGAAATTTTACCTCTATTAACTAAGGAATTGGACAATGGAGAAGCTAAAAAAGATGCACCACCTATGAAGAAGATGAAGAGAGTTATACCTAAAGTAGTGTATAGTCCTCATGTGTATGTATGTAGTGGTTGTGGTCATGAATACAATCCTGAAATAGGAGATGAGGATTCAGATATCAAACCAGGAACTAGATTTAAAGATTTACCTGAAGATTGGACTTGTCCTGATTGTGGAGATCCAAAATCTGGATATATAGATGCAAAATAA
- a CDS encoding PhzF family phenazine biosynthesis protein, whose protein sequence is MKIFVCDAFSSKIFKGNQAGVVILEENENYPRETLMKNIAAELKHSETAFVKKIDNKKFKIRYFTPTEEVELCGHATISVFSVLRELNIVSVGKYIAETLAGNLEIIIDKDFIWMDMASPKIEYIFNLDEIKEIYSAFNLDVNQAPKNLIPKVVNTGLSDIIIPIENKETLDSFVMNKEKVIEISKKYKVVGAHLFTLDKIKKVTAFCRNIAPLVGIDEECATGTSNGALTHYLKDYNIISTQDINIFIQGESMGKTSTILSRYKEDKKTIQIGGNAVISFECKLY, encoded by the coding sequence ATGAAAATTTTTGTTTGTGATGCATTTTCTTCTAAAATTTTTAAAGGAAATCAGGCTGGTGTTGTTATATTAGAGGAAAATGAGAATTATCCTAGGGAAACTTTAATGAAAAATATTGCTGCTGAATTAAAACATTCTGAAACTGCCTTTGTGAAGAAAATTGATAATAAAAAATTTAAAATAAGATACTTTACCCCAACTGAAGAAGTTGAATTATGTGGTCATGCAACTATTTCTGTTTTCTCAGTTTTGAGAGAATTAAATATAGTATCTGTTGGTAAATATATTGCTGAAACATTAGCTGGAAATTTAGAAATAATTATTGATAAAGATTTTATTTGGATGGATATGGCTAGTCCTAAGATAGAATATATATTTAATTTAGATGAAATTAAAGAAATCTACTCTGCATTTAACTTGGATGTAAATCAAGCTCCTAAAAATCTAATTCCAAAAGTTGTAAATACAGGTTTAAGCGATATTATTATTCCTATTGAAAATAAAGAAACTTTGGATAGCTTTGTTATGAATAAAGAAAAAGTTATAGAAATTTCAAAAAAATATAAAGTTGTAGGAGCTCATCTATTTACACTTGATAAAATAAAAAAAGTTACTGCCTTTTGTCGAAATATTGCTCCCTTAGTTGGTATAGATGAAGAATGTGCAACAGGCACATCAAATGGTGCTTTAACTCATTATTTAAAAGACTATAATATTATTTCAACACAAGATATAAATATCTTTATTCAAGGCGAATCTATGGGAAAAACTTCAACTATATTAAGTAGATATAAAGAAGATAAAAAAACTATACAAATTGGTGGTAATGCAGTAATTTCTTTTGAATGTAAACTTTACTGA
- a CDS encoding ABC transporter ATP-binding protein: MENKKPLLVAKDISISFGALKAVNNFNLEINSGELIGLIGPNGAGKTTVFNILTGVYNASSGKYILDGENVIKTSTSALVKKGLARTFQNIRLFKYLSVLDNVVAAYNFRMKYGILSGMLRLPSYWKEEKEAKEKAMALLKIFDLDKYANMHAGNLPYGEQRKLEIARAMATEPKILLLDEPAAGMNPKETEDLMNTIKLIRDKFGIAVLLIEHDMKLVLGICERLVVLNYGKILASGKPNEVINNPQVIEAYLGKEEDE; encoded by the coding sequence ATGGAAAATAAAAAACCTCTTTTAGTTGCAAAAGATATATCAATTAGTTTTGGTGCTTTAAAAGCAGTTAATAATTTTAATTTAGAAATAAATTCAGGAGAATTAATAGGATTAATAGGGCCTAATGGTGCAGGAAAAACGACAGTATTTAACATTTTAACAGGTGTATATAATGCAAGTTCAGGAAAGTATATATTAGATGGGGAGAATGTGATAAAAACTTCAACTTCTGCTCTTGTAAAAAAAGGTTTAGCTCGTACTTTCCAAAATATAAGACTATTTAAGTATCTATCAGTTTTAGATAATGTGGTTGCTGCATATAATTTTCGTATGAAATACGGAATTTTATCAGGTATGCTTCGTTTACCAAGTTATTGGAAAGAAGAAAAAGAAGCTAAAGAAAAGGCAATGGCTCTTTTAAAAATATTTGATTTAGATAAGTATGCAAATATGCATGCTGGAAATCTTCCTTATGGAGAACAAAGAAAATTAGAAATTGCAAGAGCTATGGCAACAGAACCAAAAATTCTTCTTTTAGATGAACCAGCAGCAGGAATGAACCCAAAAGAAACTGAAGATTTAATGAATACTATAAAATTAATTCGTGATAAGTTTGGAATAGCAGTTTTATTAATAGAACATGATATGAAATTGGTACTAGGTATCTGTGAAAGATTAGTTGTTCTAAACTATGGAAAAATATTAGCAAGTGGAAAGCCTAATGAAGTTATAAATAATCCACAAGTTATAGAAGCATATTTAGGTAAGGAGGAAGATGAATAA
- a CDS encoding FprA family A-type flavoprotein, with protein sequence MHNVRKITEDLYWIGANDRRLALFENIHPIPEGVSYNSYMLLDKETVVFDTVDWSVTRQYIENIEYLLNGRELDYLVVHHMEPDHCGSIEELALRYPKMKIISSEKGFMFMRQFGYKSINGHQLIEAKEGDKFKFGKHEIVFLEAPMVHWPEVLVSFDTTNGALFSADAFGSFKSLDGRLFNDEVNWDRDWLDEGRRYLTNIVGKYGPHIQHLLKKAGPIVDKIKFICPLHGVVWRNDFGYLIDKYDKWSRYEPEEKGILIAYASMYGNTENAVEILAAKLAEKGITNIKMFDVSNTHVSYLISNVFKYSHIVIASPTYNLGIYPVIHNFVMDMKALNLQNRTVAIVENGSWARKSGDLLQEFFETQIKDITVLNERVGLTSSANNVNLDEMDTLVDALVESLNK encoded by the coding sequence ATGCATAATGTTAGAAAAATAACTGAAGATCTTTATTGGATTGGAGCAAATGACCGTCGTCTTGCACTTTTTGAAAATATACACCCTATTCCAGAAGGAGTGTCATATAACTCATATATGTTATTGGATAAAGAAACAGTCGTTTTTGATACTGTTGACTGGTCTGTAACAAGACAATATATTGAAAATATAGAATATTTATTAAATGGTAGAGAATTAGACTATTTAGTAGTACATCATATGGAGCCAGATCACTGTGGTTCGATTGAAGAATTAGCTCTTCGTTATCCAAAAATGAAAATAATTTCTTCTGAAAAAGGATTTATGTTTATGAGACAATTTGGATACAAAAGTATAAATGGTCATCAATTAATTGAAGCCAAAGAGGGAGATAAATTCAAATTTGGTAAACATGAAATTGTATTTTTAGAAGCACCTATGGTTCACTGGCCAGAAGTATTAGTAAGTTTTGATACTACAAATGGAGCATTATTCTCGGCTGATGCTTTTGGTTCGTTTAAATCTCTTGATGGAAGATTATTTAATGATGAAGTAAATTGGGATAGAGATTGGTTAGATGAAGGTCGTCGTTACTTAACAAATATTGTTGGAAAATATGGACCTCATATTCAACATCTATTGAAAAAAGCAGGACCAATTGTTGATAAAATTAAATTTATTTGTCCTTTACATGGTGTAGTTTGGAGAAATGATTTTGGATATTTAATTGATAAGTATGATAAATGGAGTAGATATGAACCTGAAGAAAAAGGAATATTAATTGCTTATGCTTCAATGTATGGTAATACAGAAAATGCTGTTGAAATTCTAGCTGCTAAATTAGCTGAAAAAGGAATTACAAATATTAAGATGTTTGATGTGTCAAATACTCATGTATCTTATTTAATTTCAAATGTATTCAAATATAGCCATATAGTTATAGCTTCTCCTACATATAATTTAGGAATTTATCCAGTTATTCATAACTTTGTAATGGATATGAAAGCTTTAAACTTACAAAATAGAACAGTTGCAATAGTTGAAAATGGTTCTTGGGCTAGAAAATCTGGAGATTTATTACAAGAATTCTTTGAAACTCAAATAAAAGATATAACTGTTTTAAATGAAAGAGTAGGGTTAACTTCATCAGCTAACAATGTAAACCTTGATGAAATGGATACACTTGTTGATGCTTTGGTTGAATCTTTAAATAAATAG
- a CDS encoding autotransporter serine protease fusolisin produces MRKKILKSKVMLIALASILFVSCGGGGGGGGGGSSNLPLNPGTPSIPSTPSTPSVPEDNFPTVANPLDSQKGNISALKEKLNRNRENSTATIPTETISYNGSTVKIGILDSDFTDPVRKAQLSARYPGIEFIPRVNSDTSTSSHGVQVLEVMMDTLEDRTKGKAKFKAIAASIGNGGASETNKSVNPNVKTYEKVFERFNFNQKVKVVNQSFGADITIEEAPYTKNNIRNYVWAGDSKPFATYFEEKVNNDGGLFVWAAGNRKGATETNPGQDMDSVGMEAGLPYLVNDLEKGWIAVVGIQPKETVRVGTAPDGTPIVNIKPNGKLNIHRTGTDRLAYAGDNAKYWSISADDSAIPTAGRAGIGSSYAAPRVSRAAALVAEKFDWMTADQVRQTLFTTTDDTELDASLAGNANAEKRRRVKTSPDYKYGWGMLNQERALKGPGAFMDVTKYGNTNIFNAEIPAGKTSYFENKIFGFGGLVKSGEGTLHLTNDNSYAGGSVVNRGTLEIHKIHSSKVTVNQAGRLVLHPKALIGYNEAFFNVITTVDPTRITTGTNLRNKGIVEVNGTTAIIGGDYIAYKGSTTTFNNGAKLNVLGNIKVEDGTVKVLSDSYVTTQGSSNTVMEGKSVQGNIANVETNGMRNANVEVQDGKVVARLSRQNPVEYIGKNAEASTKNVAENVENVFQDLDKKVMSGTATKEELAMGAIVQNMTTMGFTSATEMMSGEIYASAQALTFSQAQNINRDLSNRLAGLDNFKNSNKDSEVWFSAIGSGGKLKRDGYASADTRVTGGQFGIDTKYKGTTTLGVAMNYSYAKANFNRYAGESKSDMVGVSFYAKQDLPYGFYTAGRLGLSNISSKVERELLTSTGETVTGKIKHHDKMLSAYVEIGKKFGWFTPFIGYSQDYLRRGSFNESEASWGVKADRKNYRATNFLVGARAEYVGDRYKLQAYVTQAINTDKRDLSYEGRFTGSAARQKFYGVKQSKNTTWIGFGAFREISPVFGVYGNVDFRVEDKKWADSVISTGLQYRF; encoded by the coding sequence ATGAGGAAAAAAATTTTAAAAAGTAAAGTAATGTTAATTGCTCTAGCTTCCATTCTATTTGTAAGTTGTGGTGGAGGCGGAGGAGGAGGTGGGGGAGGTTCTAGTAACTTGCCACTAAATCCAGGAACACCAAGTATACCAAGTACACCAAGCACTCCAAGTGTTCCAGAGGATAATTTTCCAACTGTAGCTAATCCTTTGGATAGTCAAAAAGGAAATATATCAGCTTTAAAGGAAAAATTAAATAGAAATAGAGAGAATAGTACAGCAACTATTCCAACAGAAACTATATCTTACAATGGAAGTACTGTAAAAATAGGTATATTAGATAGTGATTTTACAGATCCTGTTCGTAAAGCACAGTTATCAGCAAGATATCCAGGAATAGAGTTTATACCAAGAGTAAATAGTGACACAAGTACAAGTTCACATGGAGTACAAGTATTAGAAGTAATGATGGATACCTTAGAAGATCGTACAAAAGGAAAAGCAAAATTTAAAGCTATTGCTGCAAGTATTGGAAATGGTGGGGCAAGTGAAACTAACAAGAGTGTAAATCCTAATGTGAAAACCTATGAAAAAGTGTTTGAAAGATTTAATTTTAATCAAAAGGTAAAAGTTGTTAATCAATCATTCGGTGCGGATATTACAATTGAAGAAGCTCCTTATACTAAAAATAATATAAGAAATTATGTTTGGGCAGGAGATTCAAAACCTTTTGCCACTTATTTTGAAGAAAAAGTAAACAATGATGGTGGACTTTTTGTTTGGGCAGCTGGGAATAGAAAAGGGGCAACTGAAACTAATCCGGGTCAAGATATGGATTCTGTTGGAATGGAAGCAGGGCTTCCTTATCTTGTAAATGATTTAGAAAAAGGCTGGATAGCTGTTGTTGGAATACAACCAAAAGAAACTGTAAGAGTTGGAACAGCTCCTGATGGAACCCCAATAGTGAATATAAAACCAAATGGAAAATTAAATATACATAGAACAGGAACAGATCGTTTAGCTTATGCAGGAGACAATGCTAAGTATTGGTCTATATCGGCAGATGACAGTGCTATTCCAACTGCTGGTAGGGCAGGGATTGGTTCTTCTTATGCAGCTCCAAGAGTTTCAAGAGCAGCAGCATTAGTTGCAGAAAAATTTGATTGGATGACAGCTGATCAAGTTCGTCAAACTTTATTTACTACAACAGATGATACGGAATTAGATGCTAGTCTTGCAGGAAATGCCAATGCTGAAAAGAGGAGAAGAGTAAAAACATCACCAGATTATAAATATGGTTGGGGAATGTTAAATCAAGAAAGAGCATTAAAAGGTCCAGGAGCTTTTATGGATGTTACTAAATATGGAAATACAAATATCTTTAATGCTGAAATACCAGCAGGAAAGACTTCATATTTTGAAAATAAAATATTTGGTTTTGGAGGACTAGTAAAGTCTGGAGAAGGAACTTTACATTTAACTAATGATAATTCTTATGCTGGTGGAAGTGTTGTAAATAGAGGAACACTTGAAATTCATAAAATTCATTCTTCAAAAGTAACTGTAAATCAAGCAGGAAGATTAGTTTTACATCCTAAGGCTTTAATAGGATATAATGAAGCATTTTTTAATGTTATAACAACAGTAGATCCTACTAGAATAACAACTGGTACTAACTTGAGAAATAAAGGGATAGTTGAGGTTAATGGAACTACTGCTATTATAGGTGGAGATTACATTGCATACAAAGGCTCAACAACAACATTTAATAATGGAGCTAAACTTAATGTTTTAGGAAATATAAAAGTAGAAGATGGAACTGTTAAAGTATTATCAGATAGTTATGTTACAACACAAGGTTCATCTAATACTGTAATGGAAGGGAAGTCAGTTCAAGGAAATATTGCTAATGTAGAAACAAATGGAATGAGAAATGCAAATGTAGAAGTACAAGATGGAAAAGTAGTAGCAAGATTATCAAGACAAAATCCAGTTGAATATATAGGAAAAAATGCAGAAGCTTCAACTAAAAATGTAGCAGAAAATGTAGAAAATGTTTTCCAAGATTTAGATAAAAAAGTAATGTCTGGTACAGCAACAAAAGAAGAATTAGCTATGGGAGCCATAGTGCAAAATATGACAACAATGGGCTTTACATCAGCAACAGAAATGATGTCAGGAGAAATATATGCCTCAGCACAAGCATTGACTTTCTCACAAGCACAAAATATAAATAGAGATTTATCTAATAGATTAGCTGGATTAGATAATTTTAAAAATAGTAATAAAGATTCAGAAGTATGGTTCTCAGCAATAGGAAGTGGAGGGAAATTAAAAAGAGATGGATATGCATCAGCAGATACAAGAGTAACAGGAGGACAATTTGGTATAGATACTAAATATAAAGGAACAACAACTCTTGGAGTAGCGATGAATTATTCTTATGCGAAAGCAAACTTTAATAGATATGCAGGAGAATCAAAGAGTGATATGGTAGGAGTATCATTCTATGCAAAACAAGATTTACCTTATGGATTCTATACAGCAGGTAGATTAGGATTATCAAATATTTCTTCAAAAGTTGAAAGAGAATTATTAACATCAACAGGAGAAACAGTAACAGGAAAGATAAAACATCATGATAAAATGTTATCAGCTTATGTAGAAATAGGAAAGAAATTTGGATGGTTTACACCATTTATAGGATACTCACAAGATTATTTAAGAAGAGGAAGTTTCAATGAATCAGAAGCATCTTGGGGAGTAAAAGCAGATAGGAAGAATTACAGAGCAACAAATTTCTTAGTAGGAGCAAGAGCAGAATATGTAGGAGATAGGTATAAACTACAAGCTTATGTAACACAAGCGATAAACACAGATAAGAGAGATTTATCATATGAAGGAAGATTTACAGGAAGTGCTGCAAGGCAAAAATTCTATGGAGTAAAACAATCAAAGAATACAACATGGATAGGGTTTGGAGCATTTAGAGAAATAAGCCCAGTATTTGGAGTATATGGAAATGTAGATTTCAGAGTAGAAGATAAGAAATGGGCAGATTCAGTAATCTCAACAGGGTTACAATATAGATTCTAA
- a CDS encoding branched-chain amino acid ABC transporter permease: MDKNKKLSYITTYVLLTVLYFILFSLISSGFISRYQVGILILILINVILAASLNVTVGCLGQITLGHAGFMSIGAYTAALLTKSGLLSGYPGYVVALIIGGLVAGIIGFIIGIPALRLTGDYLAIITLAFGEIIRVLIEYFKFTGGAQGLTGIPRVNNFTLIYFITIFSVIFMYSVMTSRHGRAVLAIREDEIASGASGINTTYYKTFAFVLSAIFAGIAGGIYAHNLGILGAKQFDYNYSINILVMVVLGGMGSFTGSILSAIVLTILPEVLRSFAEYRMIVYPLILIIMMLFRPKGLLGREEFQISKIISYFTKKLKRGEVNGK; this comes from the coding sequence ATGGATAAGAATAAAAAATTAAGTTATATAACTACTTATGTACTATTAACAGTTCTATATTTTATACTATTCTCTTTGATAAGTTCAGGTTTCATAAGTAGATATCAAGTTGGAATTTTAATTTTGATTTTAATAAATGTAATTTTAGCAGCAAGTCTAAATGTAACAGTTGGTTGTTTAGGACAAATTACCTTAGGACATGCAGGTTTTATGTCAATAGGAGCATATACAGCAGCACTTTTAACTAAGTCTGGTCTTCTATCAGGTTATCCAGGCTATGTTGTAGCTTTGATAATTGGAGGACTTGTAGCAGGAATAATTGGTTTTATAATAGGAATACCTGCTTTAAGACTTACAGGAGATTATCTTGCTATTATAACTCTGGCTTTTGGAGAAATTATAAGAGTATTGATTGAATATTTTAAATTTACAGGTGGAGCACAAGGATTAACAGGTATACCAAGAGTAAATAATTTTACTTTGATATATTTTATAACAATATTTTCAGTTATATTTATGTATTCAGTTATGACAAGTAGACATGGTAGGGCAGTCTTAGCTATTCGTGAAGATGAAATAGCAAGTGGAGCTTCTGGAATAAATACAACATATTATAAAACTTTTGCCTTTGTACTATCAGCAATATTTGCTGGTATAGCAGGTGGAATTTATGCACATAATTTAGGAATTTTAGGTGCAAAACAATTCGACTATAATTATTCAATAAATATACTTGTTATGGTTGTACTTGGTGGAATGGGAAGTTTCACAGGTTCAATATTATCAGCAATAGTTCTTACTATTTTACCAGAAGTTTTAAGAAGTTTTGCAGAATATAGAATGATAGTTTACCCATTAATTTTAATTATAATGATGTTATTTAGACCAAAAGGATTACTTGGTAGAGAAGAATTTCAAATAAGTAAAATAATTTCATATTTTACTAAAAAATTGAAAAGAGGTGAAGTAAATGGAAAATAA